The DNA window AGAGGAGAGTTGTTTCTGCCCATCGATCAAGATTCACAAACAGACAGAACTGCCTCGAGACCTACCCAAAAACCAACCCTTCTGCGATTTGGACGGTTCTAAATACTGCTGGCCCATCACTGAGGGTTAGACTCTTTCCGGTTCCCTGTGGTTGAGTTACTTGTGTGCTGATGTTGGATCTTGCAAAGGTTTGCTCCAAGACACCCAGCATCATCTACAAAGGTACAAATTGCCCTGAACAGGAACTTGGGAGATCGACGGCAAACGTGGGCCACCTTTTGTCTACACATCCAGAAGCCAATTCGGACAAGACGATGCATCTACCCATCGACCGATGTTAAAAGTGAAGATCATCACATTAAATATTCTGTTCCCTTCTGTCTTCATTTCCAGTTCAGAGGAAGCCGGCCAAGTCAAATCATTCAACATCTCATCCTTGACTAGCTCTCGTGACCGAGATTCTTCAGGCATTGGTAATCACTTGGCCAATTCTAACATTTTCTATACTTGATCCAGTGTCAACTGGACAACACACGCAACGATGAATCACGTCAATGGGACGTCTACGATGGGACAGGACAACACAATGGCCCAAAGCAACGGATATGGAAGCGATGTCTGGACGAGTATCAGTCCCTACAGCCAAAGTCCGTACAATGCCAGCCCGTTGACCGAGTATCCATCCTTTGGTGCCTTTGGCGTCCACGGACTACCATCAGAATCGATAAACCGAATGCCACCACCACAAACACACCAAATGATACAACCAGCACCACCTCCAATGGCACACCAGCAGCTTCCTCTCCTTAATACAAACCAGACCTGGCCGAGTCAGTTGACGAATCCGGCTCCTTCTCAAAGCTATCCAGCACCACCAGTATCTATGGCGCCAGCCACCAGCGCTCCACCTGTGGAAGCCCCCAGGTTACCGACACAGCACGAAAAATCGAGAAAAACCCTGACTACAGAGCAAAAGAGAGCTATGTGCCAGTTTCATGAGGACAACCCTGGTACTCGACAAGCCGATATTGGAGCCCGGTTCGGCGTTGAGAGAAGGTAGGCATTTTTGGATACCAAGTCACACTTCGCCATGGGAATCTAACAAAAACATAACAGCACGGTATCGAAGGTTCTAAGACACAAGGATCAGTACTTGAAACGCGATCAAGAGCCGGAAAATGCCGCAGTGAAGCGTGGAAAAGGCAAGCATCCCGATTTCGATCGAACACTCAGCAACTACGTCAGGAGACAGCAGCAACGAGGGTTTCAGGTCAGCGACGAAGAGATCATGGAGCAGGCAAGACTATTTGCTCATGCGAGTGGTAATCAAGAGAGTGTATTGAACAACCTGAATAGCAGCTGGCTTCAAAAGTTTAAGCAAAAACATGGTATTGGGGCAGGCAAATTGATGCGGAGAGCCTCAGAAGCCAACATACCAGACAGTGCAAGACTATCGACACTTGCCACGAAGGCCAGCGACTTATCCCCCGTGTCACCAACAGGACAGCTCTCGCCCCTATCCGGAAGCAGAAGCGACGAAGAGGCACATGCCGATGGAATCGACTTCGACTTTGGTTACAAACATGCAGAATCCCAATCAACGACGTCACTATCCAGTGATTTCAGGGACAATGTTGCATCTTCGTTCTCAACAGGCACAATGAGCCCTACGGGTACGTTCACTTTCTCTCCTGATCCCAATGTGGGAGGCTTCCCAATGGATTTCCAGCACAGGGAGAAGAGGAGCAATACATTCCCATCCCTTAACATTGATTATGTGAACCAAATTTCATGCTCAACAGAGCCAATGACTCCTCGGTACCCCTCATCGTCGACTGCGCCGTCTTCAGCTCTGGAGTCACCCCAGCATGAACTGCAGGCACCATTCAGTATCGACACCAACGTCAACTCACCGCCTCCGGTACTGCgtcgcagcagcagcaactcGAGTATAAATCGCTCTACTGCAGCAAACAGTGCTACATCGTCAACCTCGATCGACTCATCTCCAGTTTCGCCGTCCCAGGAGGATGCTCGCCGAGCAGCACAGACACTGCTCAACTACATCCAATCAGCTGGCACATTTGACCCAAGCGACTATCTGTCCATCGTCCAGTTGACCAAAAAGCTCAAGATCCACCAAGGCCGACCGTCCATTGGTGGTTTGTCCCGTATCCCCGAAGGCGACGTCGAAGCACCGGTTCTTTTATCGGCCAAGATGGAACCAGCCTGAATTTTTATGCGGAAACTCATTGAATctgtttattttttcttcttaTGGTCTATATCTTGTCACTTAAACTTGCTCTCGAGTTTAATCGCTGGGAGTACTAGAGGGAGTGCTTTGATCAGGACCATTATGGGTCACTCTTCTGCTCACGCAAGAATCTGCACTCTTTGCATTTGCACTTTACGGCATCGACTGCTTACCATTGGATCCGACATGAAACCTTCGACTGCTAGCGGCAATTGTCGGATAAAAGAAAACACTAAAACCttacaaaaaaaaactgTCTTACAGGAACGGACAATTTCTTATACCCAAACCACCCTTGAAGATTTGAATCTCCCGCTCACGCGAACCCGAACGCTTACATACAAAAATCGTCCACACGAATCTACAATCCAGAACTACTCCACGGAAGGGTGACGCATGGAGGAGAGTGAAAGGGCTagaaaagaggagaaaaTACGACGGCCGAAATACGAATGGCAGAGACAAAGTATAAGTCAGAGCGAGGCTCTTAACAACAGTTCAGGGGCGTTGCACCCCGCTTTGTCAAATgtctgttttcttttctcagcATGTTTtcttatttctatatatatcaCTTATTTTCTTTCAATGCATGTATGGCATCGATGCGGAGGGAATAATCATCTACGCACACGctgttttattttattccCATCATTTCTTGTTTACTTTTCTGTTCAAAGACGAGAGGGCATCTGCTGCGAGGCacggcatggcatggcatggcatggcacgGTACGGTTAAGAAACGAAGTGGTGCATATTTTGAATTACATCGGCGATATCCATGTTTTTCAGAGGGAGAGAAGGGAGAGGTCGTTTTTGGCTTGTTATATCAAGAAGATAGCTGGACCAGGCTAAGAACCTACTCAGGGGTTACTGAGGTCGTCAAATGTCTGGCAGATAAGTACATCCCTTCTTTAGTTAACTGGGTGGCATTTGTGCATTTATGAatgtccttgatcttgaatGCCTTATCTATGTCTCATCCTGACGTTATGTTTGTGTGTATTGGTATATTTATTAACAAAGGGGTATCATCAATCTAAAAGAGTGTCTACAGATCTACTGTAATTATCTACTCAACCAAGTCTTTCTTCCCACAATTCTGTCACGCCCTTCTCGGTAAGCTCGGGCATCAATCTAGCAAGTACCAATTCGAGAATGCTGTACATGAGATGCTTATTACAGTACTCGTCATCCAGTACAAGGAGAAGCCGCTCCATCTCATCCACAAGATCTTCGTCATCCGATGGATCGCCCTCGGCCTTCGTATCTCGCCGCCATAAGCGACCGCCGAAATAAAGTCTTCCCACACCCTTCGGTAGCAACTCCCAAAGTGACTTAGCGGCTCTTCGACGCAGGGCGTGTAGCTCGGCTTCGGAAGATGGTGGGAAAAGAGATGCCTTACCGGGGGCATTATTGGGGAAGAGAACGCCGCGAAGTGTACGCAGAAGAGGGGGCAGGTTCgagggagagaagagagaacTGATATGATGAGAGAGGAGCCTGTGTGAAATGAGAACGTAAGTTAGCAAATATTAACTTCACTTTCCGTTCTAAGCTTGTGCAGCGCGTGGGGTTGAATGATCGGAAACATAATGTACAGCAAGGGGCGCGTTCATTGTCGGCCTAGCCGGTGTGATGCGATGTAATGCAACGCAATGTGAGGTAGAGAAGCAAAGCACAAAGTGAGACGAGGCTGCCAATGGCTTATTGGGTAGCAGCGCCTTTAGACTGGCTCATAAGGTTGCTTCTGTGCTGATCTACCCATGTATGAACGAAGCGGATCTAATGAAGGCCAGGGGAGCAACAAGCAAGACAAGCCTTGCAAGGTGCGGGGAAACGCATCAAGAAGCACATTCTTCGTCTGTATCCCATGCAGGGAGAGGTAGAGGTAGAGATGTGAGATTATATAACAGGCACCCAAGCAATGGGACCGAGGCTGCTTGTGGATAGCGTGTCTTGGACAGGCTTGCTTTCACCCTCAAAGTCGAGTCCAGGGTCGTGCAACAGTCCTGCATGGTAGTCGCAAAAAGCTCGGTGGTTTTTAGCAGTTGTTGGTTTTTAGGAAGACTTGAAGCTGACTAGCCAGAAAGCCGCGATTTAGGAATCCAAGGGCTTGATTGGGTGGTGGAAACCAGGACTGTGATAGCTGCCCTCTTCACGATAGTACTGCAACCAACGTCTTGAAAGGTGATTGTCGCAGACGGGTGGCGCGGCACGGGGCGAGAGTCAATTCAAGCTTATTGACGCATCTTGAAGCGGGTGGTCCTCTTGGAGAAGCTGACATGGGCCGGGCGCGTAATCTTGGCATCCTGCTGGACAGAAAGGCCTAGCTTGGGGCCTTGTCAAGCAATCAGATGTCAAAAGCAGCATCATGC is part of the Fusarium poae strain DAOMC 252244 chromosome 4, whole genome shotgun sequence genome and encodes:
- a CDS encoding hypothetical protein (BUSCO:40275at5125) — protein: MAQSNGYGSDVWTSISPYSQSPYNASPLTEYPSFGAFGVHGLPSESINRMPPPQTHQMIQPAPPPMAHQQLPLLNTNQTWPSQLTNPAPSQSYPAPPVSMAPATSAPPVEAPRLPTQHEKSRKTLTTEQKRAMCQFHEDNPGTRQADIGARFGVERSTVSKVLRHKDQYLKRDQEPENAAVKRGKGKHPDFDRTLSNYVRRQQQRGFQVSDEEIMEQARLFAHASGNQESVLNNLNSSWLQKFKQKHGIGAGKLMRRASEANIPDSARLSTLATKASDLSPVSPTGQLSPLSGSRSDEEAHADGIDFDFGYKHAESQSTTSLSSDFRDNVASSFSTGTMSPTGTFTFSPDPNVGGFPMDFQHREKRSNTFPSLNIDYVNQISCSTEPMTPRYPSSSTAPSSALESPQHELQAPFSIDTNVNSPPPVLRRSSSNSSINRSTAANSATSSTSIDSSPVSPSQEDARRAAQTLLNYIQSAGTFDPSDYLSIVQLTKKLKIHQGRPSIGGLSRIPEGDVEAPVLLSAKMEPA